Within Mycobacteriales bacterium, the genomic segment TTCTTGGCGGATCCCGATCAGGTCGTTGATGGCGAAGAACCGCCGGTAGTTGATCTCGCGGCCGGCCGCCCGCCAGTCCACCAGCCGGTAGTGCTGTCGCGATTCGAGCAGCTCGATCTGGCGCGCCACCGCGCGGTCGTTGCGCGGGTCGGCGCCGGCCAGCTCGAGCAATACGGGCAGGTCGTCATCGCCGGGACCGGCGTCCGCGATCGGGTAGCGCGTCTCGCCGAGCCGGAGCGCGAAGCCGCCGTCCTCAGCCGCGCGCTCCACGCGAAGCGTCCCGCGACGAATCACCTCCGGTAGCGAGCCGTCCAGCACCGGGAGCACGATCCGACGGGCGCCGCGCTCCCAGTTCACGTCGAACCACGCGGCGTACGGCGATCGGCGGCCGTGTCGCAGCAGGTCGCGGAAGTAGCGGTTCGCCGGATTCGCCGCGAGGTGGTTCGGCACGATGTCGATCAATGCCGACATCTCATGCGTCGCGAGTGCGCTCAGCATCTGCTCGAGCCCGTCCGCTCCCCCCAGCGACGGGTCGACGGCGTTCGGGTCGATGCCGTCGTACCCGTGGGAGCTCGAGGGCATCGCCGTCGCAATCGGCGAGAGGTAACACGTCTCGACGCCCAGGTCGTGAAGGAACGGCACCAGCTCGGCCGCGGCCGCAAAGCCGAGGCCGTTGAGCTGCAGCCGGTAGGTCGAGCCGAGCCGATGTGCTGACCTGCTCATTGCCTACAGCCGAGCAGGATTCTCGTTGTGCCGCAAGAGAATCGTCGAGTGGCGCGCCAGCATGATCGACGGCGTCCGGACCAGCCTCGGTTCCGGTCGGGCGGTGCTGAACAGCTCCTCCCAGACGCCGGGCCGGCCGACCGGCGGCAGGGTGTACTTGCGCGGGTTGCGCCCGGCGTTGAGCAGGAGGAGCAGCGTCTCGCCGACGACCGCGCGGCCGCGGCTGTCCAGCTCGTCACCGGCGCGGCCGTGCATCAACATGCCGAGCGCGTGACTGGACTTGTCCGCCCAGTCGTCCTCGGTCATCTCGAGGCCGTCGGGCCGGATCCAGAGGACATCCGGCTCCCCCGGCTCGTCACCCTCGGTGCCGGCGAAGAAGTGCCGGCGGCGCAGCACGGGATGCGCCTGCATGATGTCGATCAGCTGCTTGGTGAAGTCGAACAGCTCCTGCGCGGGCTCGTCGATCTCCCAGTTGACCCAGCTGATCTCGTTGTCCTGGCAGTAGGCGTTGTTGTTGCCGCCCTGAGTACGCCCGATCTCGTCCCCCGCGAGGATCATGCGAACCCCTTGGGAGAACATCACGGTCGCGAGCATGTTGCGCTTCATCCGCTCGCGCATCCGGTTGACCTGGTCGGACTCCGTCTCGCCCTCGGCCCCCCAGTTCTTGCTGTAGTTCTCCGAAGTGCCGTCCTGGTTGTTCTCGCCGTTCGCCTCGTTGTGCCGATGGTCGTAGCTGACCAGGTCGGTGAGAGTGAACCCGTCGTGACAGGTGACGAAGTTCACCGAGGCGTACGTCGTCCGCCGGCTCGGCGCGAAGATGTCACTCGACCCGGACAGCCGGGACGCCACCTCCGGGACCATGCCGTCGTCGCCACGCCAGAACTGCCGGATCGAGTCGCGGTAGCGACCGTTCCACTCCGACCAGCCCTGCGGGAACCGGCCGAGCTGGTAACCGTCGGGGCCGACATCCCACGGCTCTGCAATCAGCTTGACCCCCGACAGCACCGGGTCCTGCTGCACGATCTCGAAGAACGCGGTCGGCGGCCCGTTCTCGTATCCGCGGACGAGCACCGGCGCGAGGTCGAAGCGGAAACCGTCGACGTGCATGTCGGTCACCCAGTAGCGCAGGCTGTCCATGATCAGGCCCATCGTGCGCGGGTGGTTGAGGTTCAGGCTGTTGCCGGTGCCGGTGAAGTCGTAGAGGAAGCGATGGTCGTCGGGGTTGTACCGGTAGTAGGTCGCGTTGTCGATGCCGCGCAGCGACAGTGTCGGTCCGAGATGGCTCCCCTCGGCGGTGTGGTTGTAGACCACGTCGAGGATGACCTCGAGCCCGGCCCGGTGCAGGGTCTTGACCATCGACTTGAACTCGCCGACCTGCTCGCCGCCGCCACCGGTGGCGTAGCTCACGTGCGGGGCGAGGAACCCGATCGAGTTGTATCCCCAGTAGTTCGTCAGCCCGCGGTCGACGAGATCCCGCTCGGGCAGGAACTGGTGCACCGGCATCAGCTCCACCGCGGTGACGCCGAGCGTCGTGAGGTGATCGATCACCGGGTCCGATGCGAGCCCGAGGTAGGTGCCGCGCAGCTCAGGTGGCACCTGCGGGTGCCGAGCGGTCATTCCCTTCACGTGACACTCGTAGATCACGGTGCGGTTCAACGGCGTGCGCGGCGCCGCGTCGTCCCCCCAGGTGAACGCCTGATCGACCACGACGCACTTCGGGATCGCGCCGGCGGAGTCGCGGTCGTCACGCGACAGGTCCAGGTCGGGGTCACCGATCGTGTAGCCGAATAGCTCGTCGCTCCACTTGATCGCCCCGCTCACGGCCTTGGCGTAGGGGTCGATCAGCAGCTTGGCCGGGTTGAACCGGTGGCCTGCCTCGGGCTCATACGGCCCGTGCACCCGGTAGCCGTACAGCGCGCCCGGTCGGACGTCCGGCAGGTAGACGTGCCAGATGTCGTCGGTCGCCTCCGGCATCGCGATCGTCTCTCGCGGCGTCGCGTCGTCCGCCGCATCGAACAGGCACAGCTCAACGCCGGTCGCGTGCTCGGAGAAGATCGCGAAGTTCACGCCCTCGCCCGTCCACGTCGCTCCCAGCGGGTACGGCGAACCGGGCCAGACCCGCGTGGTCACTGTGCCGCCCCTTGCCGGCCGGCCAGCAACGCGAACCCCATCGACCCGACTGCAACCGCGTCCGCCGCCGGGCGATCCCCCGGCTCGTCATTCCCTTCGATCACCACGACCGCCTCCTCGAGCGAGTTTCCGATCTCGACCCGCGCCGCGATCGCACCGAAGTTGAACGCCGCAACGGTGGTCTCGTCGGCGCCCCGGGAAGTGACCGTCACCAGGTCGCCGACTCGTTCCACCACGCGCTCGGTCCCTGCGGCGTGTAGGGTCGGATGGTCCCGGCGCGCGGCCAACAGGTCGCGATAGAGCGCGAGCATCGCGGCGCCGTCGCCGCTGCTGCGTCGCTCCCAGTCCAGCCGGGCCGCCGTGAACGTCGCCTCGGCGCCCGGATCGAGCCGGTCCGCCTCGCGCCCGAACTCCTCCGCGCGCCCCTCGCGCACCGCCCGCAGCAGGGCGGGATCCGAGTGGTCGACGAAGTACGGGAAGGGCGCTTGTTCGGCGTACTCCTCGCCCATGAACAGCATCGGCACGAACGGTGACAGCAACAGCACGGCCGCGGCAAGGCGAGCCTTGGGGAGACCGACCAGCGCGGACAGCCGCTCCGCACCCGCCCGGTTTCCGACCTGGTCGTGATCCTGGGTGTAGCAGACCAGCTGCTGGTTGGCGACCGACCCGACCAGGGAACCGTGCCGGCGGCCTCGAAAGACCGAGTACTCGCCACGGAAGGCGAAACCGTCACGCAGAGACCGCTCGAGCAGCCCGAGGCCGCCGAAGTCGGCGTAGTACCCGTCGCGCTCACCGGTCAGCACCGCGTGCAGGGCGTGGTGGAAGTCGTCGTTCCACTGCGCATCGAAGCCGAGCCCGCCATCGCGCGCCGGGACGACGACCGACGGGTTGTTGTCCGCGCTCTCGGCGATCATCACCACTTCCCGGCCGCGCGCTGCACCGACGGCATGTACGGCGTCGGTGAGCTCGCGCAGAAAGGGCGAGGCGGTGGGGTCGACGATGCCGTGGATCGCGTCCGCGCGAAGGCCGTCGACGTGAAAGTCCCGGCACCACATCACCGCGTTGTCGCAGAAGTAGCGCCGCACCTCGTCCGAACCAGCCTCGGAGAAGTTCATCGCGGCACCCCAAGGGGTTGTGTACGCCTCGGTGAAGTACGGGCCGTACTCGCGGTGCACGACACCTTCCGGGCCGAGATGGTTGTAGACGACGTCGAGGTAGACGGCCAGACCCTTCGCATGGCAGCTGTCCACGAACCGCTGGAATCCTGTCGGTCCGCCGTAGCTGTCCTGCACGGCGAACGGGAAGGCCCCGTCGTACCCCCAGTTCCGTTCGCCCGGGAACGCGTTGATCGGCATCGGCTCCACCGCCGTGACGCCCAACGCGACCAGGTCGTCGAGCCGGTCGATCGCCGCATCGAACGTGCCCGCCGCCGTGAACGTCCCGACGTGCAGCTCGTAGATCACCGCGTCGGACAGCGGGGTGGCGGTGAAGTCGTCGTCGGTCCAGGCGAACCCCTCGGGGTCGAACCCGCGGGACGGGCCGAAGACACCGCTCGGCTGCCATCGCGAGGCAGGGTCCGCGAGCTCGCGCCGGCCGTCGAGGACGAACCGGTACGCCGGAGGCTCCGCGAGGCTGTCGACCTCGGTCACGAAGTAGCCGTCGGCAGCCGCGCGCATGGGGCGCGTCGCGCAGGCGCCGTCGGCAATCACCGCTGTATCCACGCGATCGGCGAACGGCGCCCAGACGACGAACGTCCACTGCTGCGGGCCGGTCCGGCTTGCGCCGAGCGGAAGGGAACGAGTGCCGTCGGAGCTCATCCGGTCCTCGCTGCCGGCTCCGGCTTGAAGATCACGCAACCGAGCGGCGGGATGGTGATGGAGACCCGGTGCGCGAACTCACCCCACGGCTCGGCGCTCGTCTCGACCCCTCCGAGGTTGCCCGAGCCACTGCCTTCGTAGATCCGCGCGTCGCTGTTCAACAGCTCGACCCAGCGGCCAGGGATCGGCACCCCGATGGTGTGGTGGTGCCGAGGCACCGGCGTGAGGTTGAGTGCGACCAGCACCGCGTTGCCCGAAGCGTCGTACCGGAGATAGGTCAGCGTGCTGTCGACCACATCGTCGATCTGGACCCAGCGGAAGCCGGCCGGGTCCGCATCGAGCTCGTGCAACGCAGGCTCGTCCTGGTAGAGCCGGTTCAGGTCGGCGACCCACTGCATCAGGCCGCGATTCGGCTCGCGGTCGAGCAGGTTCCAGTCCAGCGACTGGTCGTGCGCCCACTCGCGTTGCTGGCCGAACTCGCCGCCCATGAACAACAGCTTCTTGCCGGGCTGCGTGAACTGGTAGCCGAACAGCAGCCTGAGGTTGGCGAAGCGCTGCCACTCGTCGCCCGGCATCTTGGTCAGCAGTGACCCCTTGCCGTGCGTCACCTCGTCGTGGGACAGCGGAAGCACGTAGTTCTCACTGAACGCGTAGACGCCGCGGAAGGTGAGCTCGCTGTGGTGGTAGCGCCGATGGATGGGGTCGCGCTGCAGGTACGACAGCGTGTCGTGCATCCATCCCATGTCCCACTTCAGGCCGAAGCCGAGCCCGCCCGCCTCGACCGGTCGGGACACTCCCGGCCAGGCCGTCGACTCCTCGGCGATGGTCTGGATGTCGGGGTGGTCGGCGTACGCACCGATGTTGAACAAGCGCAGGAAGTCGACCGCTTCGTAGTACTCGCGGCCGCCGTTCTGGTTCGGCAGCCACTGGCCGGCCGGCCGTGAGTAGTCGCGATACAGCATCGATGCGACCGCGTCGACGCGAAGCGCGTCGGCGTGGTAGACCGCGAGCCACTGCTCCGCCGACGATGCCAGGAACGACCGCACCTCGGGCCGGCCGTAGTCGAACACCAGACTGCCCCAGTCCGGGTGGAACCCGAGCCGCGGGTCGGGGTGGTCGTAGAGATGCGTGCCGTCGAAGTCGGCAAGGGCGAAGTCGTCGGACGGGAAGTGCGAGGGAACCCAGTCGATGACCACGCCGATGCCCGCCTGGTGCAGCTGGTCGATCATCCACATCAGGTCCTGCGGCGACCCGAACCTCGACGACGGCGCGAAGTACGACGTGACCTGGTAGCCCCACGAGCCGTAGAACGGGTGCTCCATGACCGGCAGGAGCTCGACATGGGTGAAGCCGACCGCTTGGACGTGGTCGATCAACAACGGGGTGATCTCGCGGTAGGTGAGGAACTCATCCGGGCGGGCCGGGTCACGCCGCCACGAGCCCAGATGCAGCTCGTAGATCGACATCGGTGCGTCGAGGCCCGCAGTGCGGTGACGATGCGCCATCCAGGCGCTGTCCTGCCAGTCGTAGGCCAGGTCCCAAAGCACCGATCCGGTGAGCGGCGGGGTCTCGGTGCAGATCGCGTACGGGTCGGCCTTCTGGATCCGGCGGCCGTCGCGGGTCTCGATCTCGAACTTGTACACCTGGCCCTTACGGGCATCGTCGACGGTGCCTTCCCAGATCCCTGAGCTGCCGCGCGGAGTCAGCCGGGCTCTTGGGTTCGTGCCGTCCCACAGGTTGAAGTCGCCCACGACGGAGACCGCGCGCGCGTTCGGCGCCCAGACCGCGAAGTAGTAGCCGGCGCCTGCTTCACAGGCGTGCGCACCGAGCCGTTCTCCCAGCCGGCGATGGGTGCCCTCGTTGAACAGGAAGACGTCCTGCTCGGTGAGCCGGCTCGAGGGCGCCGCTCG encodes:
- the glgX gene encoding glycogen debranching protein GlgX yields the protein MTTRVWPGSPYPLGATWTGEGVNFAIFSEHATGVELCLFDAADDATPRETIAMPEATDDIWHVYLPDVRPGALYGYRVHGPYEPEAGHRFNPAKLLIDPYAKAVSGAIKWSDELFGYTIGDPDLDLSRDDRDSAGAIPKCVVVDQAFTWGDDAAPRTPLNRTVIYECHVKGMTARHPQVPPELRGTYLGLASDPVIDHLTTLGVTAVELMPVHQFLPERDLVDRGLTNYWGYNSIGFLAPHVSYATGGGGEQVGEFKSMVKTLHRAGLEVILDVVYNHTAEGSHLGPTLSLRGIDNATYYRYNPDDHRFLYDFTGTGNSLNLNHPRTMGLIMDSLRYWVTDMHVDGFRFDLAPVLVRGYENGPPTAFFEIVQQDPVLSGVKLIAEPWDVGPDGYQLGRFPQGWSEWNGRYRDSIRQFWRGDDGMVPEVASRLSGSSDIFAPSRRTTYASVNFVTCHDGFTLTDLVSYDHRHNEANGENNQDGTSENYSKNWGAEGETESDQVNRMRERMKRNMLATVMFSQGVRMILAGDEIGRTQGGNNNAYCQDNEISWVNWEIDEPAQELFDFTKQLIDIMQAHPVLRRRHFFAGTEGDEPGEPDVLWIRPDGLEMTEDDWADKSSHALGMLMHGRAGDELDSRGRAVVGETLLLLLNAGRNPRKYTLPPVGRPGVWEELFSTARPEPRLVRTPSIMLARHSTILLRHNENPARL
- the treZ gene encoding malto-oligosyltrehalose trehalohydrolase, encoding MSSDGTRSLPLGASRTGPQQWTFVVWAPFADRVDTAVIADGACATRPMRAAADGYFVTEVDSLAEPPAYRFVLDGRRELADPASRWQPSGVFGPSRGFDPEGFAWTDDDFTATPLSDAVIYELHVGTFTAAGTFDAAIDRLDDLVALGVTAVEPMPINAFPGERNWGYDGAFPFAVQDSYGGPTGFQRFVDSCHAKGLAVYLDVVYNHLGPEGVVHREYGPYFTEAYTTPWGAAMNFSEAGSDEVRRYFCDNAVMWCRDFHVDGLRADAIHGIVDPTASPFLRELTDAVHAVGAARGREVVMIAESADNNPSVVVPARDGGLGFDAQWNDDFHHALHAVLTGERDGYYADFGGLGLLERSLRDGFAFRGEYSVFRGRRHGSLVGSVANQQLVCYTQDHDQVGNRAGAERLSALVGLPKARLAAAVLLLSPFVPMLFMGEEYAEQAPFPYFVDHSDPALLRAVREGRAEEFGREADRLDPGAEATFTAARLDWERRSSGDGAAMLALYRDLLAARRDHPTLHAAGTERVVERVGDLVTVTSRGADETTVAAFNFGAIAARVEIGNSLEEAVVVIEGNDEPGDRPAADAVAVGSMGFALLAGRQGAAQ
- the glgB gene encoding 1,4-alpha-glucan branching protein GlgB; amino-acid sequence: MTVPGSRLTTSDRAAPSSRLTEQDVFLFNEGTHRRLGERLGAHACEAGAGYYFAVWAPNARAVSVVGDFNLWDGTNPRARLTPRGSSGIWEGTVDDARKGQVYKFEIETRDGRRIQKADPYAICTETPPLTGSVLWDLAYDWQDSAWMAHRHRTAGLDAPMSIYELHLGSWRRDPARPDEFLTYREITPLLIDHVQAVGFTHVELLPVMEHPFYGSWGYQVTSYFAPSSRFGSPQDLMWMIDQLHQAGIGVVIDWVPSHFPSDDFALADFDGTHLYDHPDPRLGFHPDWGSLVFDYGRPEVRSFLASSAEQWLAVYHADALRVDAVASMLYRDYSRPAGQWLPNQNGGREYYEAVDFLRLFNIGAYADHPDIQTIAEESTAWPGVSRPVEAGGLGFGLKWDMGWMHDTLSYLQRDPIHRRYHHSELTFRGVYAFSENYVLPLSHDEVTHGKGSLLTKMPGDEWQRFANLRLLFGYQFTQPGKKLLFMGGEFGQQREWAHDQSLDWNLLDREPNRGLMQWVADLNRLYQDEPALHELDADPAGFRWVQIDDVVDSTLTYLRYDASGNAVLVALNLTPVPRHHHTIGVPIPGRWVELLNSDARIYEGSGSGNLGGVETSAEPWGEFAHRVSITIPPLGCVIFKPEPAARTG